CCGGCCCGCCCGCCGGCCGGACCTCGGTCACCAGGTCGACCTGCGCGCCGCGGCGGTGCGGCCGCAGGTCCTGCGCCCACGCCCGGATGTCGAGCGCGTCCCCGACGTGCAGCGGCGCGCGCTGCACGACGCGGTTCGCCAGGTGGACCATGCCGAGCGCGGGCAGCGGGAACTCCGGCCGCACGACGAGGGCGATGGCCACGGGGAACGCCAGCACGTGCGCGTACCCGGCGGGCAGCTCGTCCGTCGCGGCCTCGCCGACGTGGTGCTGGTACGCCGTCAGGTGGTCGACGTCCGGCCGCACACCGCGCAGCAGGTGCTCGACGGCGGGCAGCGCGGCGGCGCCCCCCGACGCGCCTCCGCCCCCCGACGGGCGCCCGCCCCCGGACGCGCCCCCGCCGAGCCGCCCCCGCACCGCCGACGCCCCGGCCCGGGCGTACAGCGCCCCCAGCCGGGGCACGGCGCCGAGCTCGACCGGGCGTCGCGCGCCGGCGGTGGTGGCCGCCGTCACCGGCCCACCATGCTCTGCCCGCACACCCGCAGCACCTGCCCGACGACGCCGCCGGCCGGCGGGGACGCGAGGAACGCGACCGCCTCGGCGACGTCGACCGGCAGCCCGCCCTGCTGCAGCGAGGACAGCCGCCGCGCGACCTGCCGGGTGAGGGCGGGCATCCGGGCGGTCATGTCGGTCTCGATGAACCCGGGCGCGACCGCGTTCGCCGTGCCGCCGAACGCCGCCAGCAGGGGCGCGGTGGCCTGGACCATGCCGATCACGCCGCCCTTGGACGCGGCGTAGTTGGTCTGGCCGCGGTTGCCGGCGATGCCGGAGGTGGACGCGAGCGACACGATCCGGGGGGCGTCGGCGAAGTCGCCGGAGGTCAGCAGCGCCTCGTTGATGCGGAGCTGGGCCGCGACGTTCACGGCGATGACGGACTCCCAGCGGTCGGGCGTCATGTTGGCGAGCAGCTTGTCCCGCGTGATCCCGGCGTTGTGCACGACGACGTCGAGCCGGCCGTGCCGGGCCAGCGCGTGCTCGAGGATCCGCGCCCCGGAGTCCTCGGCGGTGACGTCGAGCTGCAGCGCGGTCCCGCGCACGCGGTTGGCGACGGCCGCCAGCGCCTCGCCGGCGGCGGGGACGTCCACCGCCACGACGGTCGCGCCGTCCCGGGCGAGCGTCGTGGTGATGGCCTCGCCGATGCCGCGGGCGGCGCCGGTGACGACGGCGACGCGCCCGGCGAGCGGCTGGTCCCAGTCGGCGGGCAGCGTCCCGGCGTCGGAGTCGACCGCGAGGAGCTGGCCGTCGACGTACGCCGACCGCGCGGACAGCAGGAACCGCAGCGCGCCGAGGGCGGCCGGGGCGGTGACGGGCACACCGTCCGCGACGACCACGCCGTTGGCGGTCGCGCCGGCGCGCAGCTCCTTGGCCACGGAGCGCAGCGCACCGTCCACGCCCTGCCGGGCGGCGGCGACCGCCGGTGCCTGGTCGGGGGTGGCGGGCCGGGAGACCGTCACGACGCGGCCGTGCGGGGTGAGCGTCCGCAGCACGGGCGCGAGGGCGAGCAGCGGGCCGGCGAGCGCCTCCGGGTGCGTGACCTCGCTGAGCGCCAGCACGACCGCCGCGAACCGGGTGCCCTCGGTGGCGTGCCGCCGGACGTCGAGGTCCCAGCCCTTGTGGTCGGCCGACGTCCCGGCGAGCAGGCGGGCGAGCGCGTCGGCGTCCGGCCCCTCGCCGAGCACGAGCACCGGTCCGTCGACGAGCGGGGCCCCGGCGCGGTACCGGTGCAGGCGCGCGGGACGCGGCAGGCCGAGCTGCTTCGCGATCTTCGAGGTGAGCCCGTCGTTGACGAGGTCGAGGTAGCGGTCGGTCGTCATCACACGGCCTCCAGGATCGCGGCGACGCCGAGGCCGCCGGCGGCGCACACGGACACCAGGGCCCGCACCGGCCGGTCCTCGCCGGCGGCCAGCAGCTCGGCGCGACGGCGGTGGAGCTGCTGGGCGGTCGTCGCGACGATCCGCCCTCCGGTGGCGGCGAACGGGTGCCCGGCCGCGAGCGAGGACCCGTGCACGTTGAGCCGGTCGCGGTCGACGGAGCCCAGCGCGTCGTCCAGCCCGAGGCGCGTGAGGCAGAACTCCTTGTCCTCCCACGCGGCGAGGGTGCTGAGCACCGTGGCGGCGAAGGCCTCGTGGATCTCCACGTAGTCGAGGTCGGCGAGCGTCAGCCCCTGCCGGGCGAGCAGGCGCGGCACCGCGAACACAGGCGCCATGAGCAGCCCGTCCTCGCCGTGCACGAAGTCGACGGCCGCGGTCTCGGCGTCGACGACGGCGGCGAGCGGGGTCAGCCCGCGCTCGCGGGCCCAGTCCTCGGAGGCCAGCAGCACGGTGGACGCGCCGTCGGTCAGCGGCGTGGAGTTGCCGGCGGTCATCGTCGCCGGGGTGTCGAGCCGGGTGCCGAACACCGGCTTGAGCGAACCGAGCTTCTCGAGCGAGGTGTCGGGCCGCAGGTTCTGGTCGCGGACCAGCCCGCGGTACGGCGTCACGAGGTCGTCGAAGAACCCGGTGTCGTAGGCCGCCGCGAGCCGCTGGTGGCTGGCGAGCGCGAGCTCGTCCTGGGCGGCGCGGGTGATGCCCCACTGCGCCGTCGTGAGCGCCTGGTGCTCGCCCATCGACAGGCCGGTGCGCGGCTCGTCGGTGCGCGGGGTGACGGGCTTGAGGTCCCCGGGGCGCAGCGCGGCGGCGGCCTTGAGCCGCTGGGGGACGGACCGCGCCCGGGCGAGCGTCAGCAGCGTGCGGCGCAGCCCCTCGCTGACGGTGATCGGGACGTCGGACGCGGTGTCGACGCCGCCCGCGATGCCCGACTCGACCTGCCCGAGCCGGATCTTGTTGGCCACCGACACGACGGCCTCGAGGCCGGTCGCGCAGGCCTGCTGCAGGTCGTAGGCGGGCGTGCGGGCCGACAGCGGCGACCCGAGCACGGCCTCGCGGGTGAGGTTGAAGTCGCGGCTGTGCTTGAGGACGGCGCCGGCCACCACCTCCCCGAGCACCTCGTCCTGGAGGCCGTAGCGCGCGACGAGCCCGTCGAGCGCCGCGGTGAGCATGTCGAGGTTGCCGACCCGCGCGTACCGCCCGCCGGAGCGGGCGAACGGGATCCGGTTGCCGCCGACCACCACGGCGCGGCGCGTGGCCGGCGTCGGGGTCGTGCTGGGCGTGGCTGCCATGTGGGGGTCCTCCCGCATCGTCGTCGATGTCGTGCTGCCGGAAACGCCGTCGGATCGGGACTTCCGTCCCTTGCGTCGTGCCCGAAACCCACAGTACCTGATACCGTCGGTTCTGTGAGCCCCATCACACGGGACCCGTCGACGCCGACGGGCACGCGGCCCGCCGCCGACCGGTCCGGCACCGACGCCGGGCCCGCCCCCGCGCGCACCGACGACGGCCGCTCCACCCGCTGGGAGGACCACCGCGAGGCCCGGCGTGCCGAGCTCGTGCGGGTCGCCCGCCGGGTCGTCCACCACACCGGGCCGGACGTCTCGATGGAGGACATCGCGTCGGCTGCCGGGACGTCCAAGTCGATCGTGTACCGGTACTTCACCGACAAGGACGGCCTGCAGCTCGCCGTCGCCGCGGCCGTGGTCGCCGACATCCGCGCCGCCCTCGACGCCGTGGCCGCCGACGCGTCCACGCCCCGTGACGCCCTGCGGGGCATGGTCGACACCTACCTCGCGATGATCGAGGGCTCGCCGCACGTGTACGCGTTCGTCACCCGCGGCGGGTCGGTCGGGGCGTTCCTCGACTCGGTGACCGAGCTCGTGGCGGCCCCGTTCGTGCGGGCCCTCGGCGGCGACGACGGACCTGCCGCGCCCGACGCCGCGTGGGCCCGGCTGTGGGCATCCGGGGCCGTCGGGTTCGTGCGGGGAGCGGGGGAGAGCTGGCTCGCGTCCCGCGGGGCCGCGGGCTCGGCCGACGCCGCGCCCGACGACGCCGCGCACGACGACGCCGCGCCCGCGCCCGCCGACGCCGCGCCCGACGACCGCCAGGAGGTCGCCGCCCGCGTCGCCGCGTGGCTGTGGGCCGGCCCGGTCGGCGTCCTGACCCGCACCGCCCGCGCCGCCGGTGCCGTACCTGGCACCGCCGACCCGTCCCGCGTCGACGACGACGCACCGACACCAGGGGAGCACCGATGACCACCACCGCGCCCCGGCCCTCCGCCGGACCCGCGACCCGCCCCACCGCCACCGTGCGCCCGTCCGGCGCCGGCCACGCGCCGTCCCCGGACGGCAGCGACGCGCACGTGGACGTCGCCGCGCTCACCGACGTGCTGCTCGGCCGCTACGCCGACCTGCGCCGCGGCGCCCGGGCGGTCGTCGCCGACCCGCGGTTCCAGCGCGTCGAGGGTCTGCCCGTCGCGGAGCACCGCACCCGCGTGCTCGAGCAGCTCCGCCTGCTGGCGTCGGAGGGGGACGTGCTGCGGGCGTTCCCGACGGCGCTCGGGGGAGCGGACGACCACGGCGGCTCGCTGGCCCGGTTCGAGGAGCTGGTCGCGGCCGACCCGTCGCTCCAGATCAAGGCCGGCGTGCAGTGGGGGCTGTACGCCTCGGCGATCCTGCACCTCGGCACGCAGCGCCACCACGAGCGGCTGCTGCCGGGGGCGATGTCCGTCGACGTGCCCGGGGCGTTCGCGATGACGGAGACCGGTCACGGCTCGGACGTCGCGAGCATCGCCACCACCGCCACGTACGACCCGGCGACCCAGGAGTTCGTCCTGCACACCCCGTACCGCGCGGCGTGGAAGGACTACCTCGGCAACGCGGGGCAGCACGGCACCGCGGCCGTCGTGTTCGCGCACCTCGTCTCCCAGGGGCCGGCGGACCCGCGCCCGGTCGACCACGGCGTGCACGCGTTCCACGTCCCCATCCGCGACGAAGCGACCGGGGAGTTCCTCCCGGGCGTCGGCGGGGAGGACGACGGGTTGAAGGGCGGCCTCAACGGCATCGACAACGGCCGGCTCTGGTTCGACCACGTCCGCGTGCCGCGCGAGGACCTGCTCGACCGGTACGGCGCGGTGGCGGAGGACGGCACCTACACCTCCCCGATCGCCAGCCCGGGCCGGCGGTTCTTCACGATGCTCGGGACGTTGGTGCAGGGCCGGGTGTCCCTGGACGGCGCGGCCGTCAACGCCGCGAAGCTCGGGCTGGTCGTCGCGGTCACCTACGGCAACCAGCGCCGGCAGTTCGCCGGGGCGTCGCCGACCGACGAGGTGGTGCTGCTCGACTACGCCGAGCACCGCCGCCGGCTGCTCCCGCTGCTCGCCGAGACGTACGCGGCGACCTTCGCGCACGAGCACCTGCTCGCCGCGTTCGACGACGTGTTCTCCGGCCGCGACGACACCCCGGACTCCCGCGAGGAGCTCGAGACGCTGGCGGCCGCCCTCAAGCCGACGTCGACGTGGCACGCGCTGCGGACCCTCCAGACCTGCCGCGAGGCGTGCGGCGGCGCGGGGTTCCTCACGGCGAACCGGCTCACGTCGCTGCGCGCCGACCTCGACGTGTACGTGACGTTCGAGGGCGACAACACCGTGCTCTACCAGCTCGTCGGCAAGCGGCTGCTCGCCCGGTACGGCCAGCAGGTCGGCGGCGACCCGGCCGTGCTCGCCCGCCTCGTCGCCGGCAGGGCGGCCGACGCGGCGCTGCACCGGATGCCCCTGGCGCGCGCCGCGCAGACCCTCGTCGACGCCGGCGACGCGCGCCGCTCCGCGGGGCAGCTGCGGGACCCGCACACCCAGCGGTCCCTGCTCGCCGACCGGGTCGCCACGATGGTCGCCGAGCTCGCGCAGGCGCTGCGCCCCGCCCGGCGGGCCGCCCCCGAGGTCGCCGCGCAGCTGTTCGACGCCCACCAGCACGAGCTCGTCGAGGCGGCGCGCGCCCACGCGGAGCTGCTCCAGTGGGAGGCGTTCACCCGCGCGCTCGACACCGTGCCGGACGCCGGCACCCGCCAGGTGCTCACGTGGCTGCGCGACCTGTTCGGCCTGACGGTGATCGAGCGGAACCTCGCCTGGTACCTCGTGAACGGCCGGCTGTCCGCCGGACGCGCCCGCACGGTCACGTCCTACATCGAGCGGCTGCTGCTCCGGCTGCGACCCCACGCGCAGGACCTGGTCGACGCGTTCGGGTACGGCCCCGAGCACGTCCGGGCCGAGATCGCGTCCGGCGCCGAGGCGGCGCGGCAGGCCGAGGCCCGCGAGGCCCAGCGCGCGGCGCGGGCGGCCGGCACGGAGCCCGTCCCGGAGCCCAAGCCGGCGCGCTGAGGCGCGGCGGGGTACCCGGCCCTGCCCGGGGCGTTCGGATCCGTTCGTCCGGGCACGCCGGGCGTGTCTGCTCGAACGGATCCGAGCAGCACGCCCGGGGCGTGCCGGTGACACGGCTGTCCGCCATGTGGGTCAGGGGTGCGGCGGTCCGGGCCCCGGGTCCAGCATCGCCGGGTGACCTCACCGCGTGTCGTCGTGCTGCACGGCTACCAGGCCGACCCGGGCGCCCACTGGTTCGGCTGGCTCGCCGCGGACCTCGCCCCGGACGGCGTCGAGGTGGGCGTGCCCGCGCTCCCCGACCCGCACGCCCCCGACCCGGACGCCTGGGTCGCCGCCGCGCGCGCCGCGATCGGCAGGCCGGACGAGCGGACGGTGGTGGTCGGGCACAGCCTCGGGTGTGTCACGGCCCTGCACGCGCTGTCCGCGACACCGGGCGCGTGGCGGCTGGGCGGGCTGGTGCTCGCCTCGGGGTTCGACGCGCCGCCGCCCGCCGTGCCGGAGGTCGCGGCGTTCACGGCGACGGTCCCGGACCACGCCCGGGTCTTGGCGTCGACGGCCGCGCGGCACGTGGTCGGGTCCGACGACGACGCGATCGTCGACCCGGCGCTCACCCGGGCGCTCGCGGAGCGGCTGGACGCCACGTACGACGTCGTCCCGGGTGGCGGGCACCTGCTGGCGCGCGAGGGGTTCACGACCCTGCCGGTGGTGCGCGACCGGGTCCGGGCCGCGCTGGGTCTGCCCGCGCGCTGACCCGGGTCGCGCTCGGTCCCGACGCGCACGCCGCCTGCGCTCGCTCCGCCGCGAGAGGTCGGCAACCGGGGGTCCGGGCGCCCGGGGACGACCGTCTTCTGGCCGCTCGGCCTGCGCTCGCGGGGTCCCGGATGTGCGGGTGGGGTCGCGGACGCGCGCTCGCGGGGTCGCGGACGTGCGCTCGCGCGCTCGTGTCAGGCGGGGAGCTGCGGCACCGCGGCGAGCAGCCGCCGCGTGTACGCCTCCCGCGGCTCCGCGAGCACGGACGCGGTCGCGCCTTCCTCCACGACCCGGCCGTGGTGCAGCACGACGGTCTGCTCGCACAGCCGCCCGACGACCGCGATGTCGTGCGACACCAGCACCAGCGTCAGCCCCTGCTCGGCGGCGAGCCGCTGCAGCAGCTCGACGACCTGCCCGCGCACCGACACGTCGAGCGCCGACACCGGCTCGTCCGCGACCAGCACCGACGGCGACGGGGCGAGCGCACGGGCGATCGCGATCCGCTGCCGCTGCCCGCCGGAGAACTGCGCCGGGTACCGCGACACGACGTCGGGGTCGAGGCCCACCGCCGCCAGGACCTCCGCGACGCGCGCCCGGTGGTCGCCGGGGACGCGCAGCGAGCGCAGCGGCTCGGCGACGACCGCCCCGATCCGCATCCGTGGGTCGAGCGAGGAGCGCGGGTCCTGGAACACCGGCTGGACATCGGCGCGCAGCCGGCGCAGCAGCGCCCGGTCGCGGCGGTCGAGGGTCTCGCCCCGGTAGCGCACGACCCCGGACGTCGGGGAGTCCAGCCCGAGCAGCAGGCGCAGCAGCGTCGACTTGCCGGAGCCGGACTCGCCGACGATGCCGATGCTGCGGCCCGCCTCGACGCGCACGGACACGCCGTCCAGCGCGCGGGTGGTCCCGCCGAACACGCGGGTGACGTCGGCGGCCTCGAGCAGCGGGGCGGTCACGGGGTGCTCCTGTCGGGGCCGGCGGTGCCGGCAGGGCCGGCGGTGACGGTGTCGTCGGCGGACTCGGTGGGCCCGGCGGGCCCGGCGGCCCCGGCGCGCGCGGCCGCGCCCGACCCCGGCAGCCCCGTCACCGCCCGGGCGGCGGCCACCAGCTCCCGCGTGTACGCGGCCTCCCCGCCGGCGAGCGCCGCGGCGACCGACGTGTGCTCGACCACCCGGCCGTCGCGCATGACGACGAGGTCCCGGGCGACGCGGGCGACCACGGGCAGGTCGTGCGAGACGAGCACCAGCGCCACGCCGGTGCGGTCCACGAGGTCGTCCAGCAGGTCGAGCACCTCGGCCTGCACGGTGACGTCGAGCGCGGTGGTCGGCTCGTCGGCCAGCAGCACG
This is a stretch of genomic DNA from Cellulomonas sp. ES6. It encodes these proteins:
- a CDS encoding MaoC/PaaZ C-terminal domain-containing protein, which codes for MTAATTAGARRPVELGAVPRLGALYARAGASAVRGRLGGGASGGGRPSGGGGASGGAAALPAVEHLLRGVRPDVDHLTAYQHHVGEAATDELPAGYAHVLAFPVAIALVVRPEFPLPALGMVHLANRVVQRAPLHVGDALDIRAWAQDLRPHRRGAQVDLVTEVRPAGGPDADPPAWRGVSTYLAVGSRAAGEAPEEEPRPPFEPPVPTGRWALAADTGRRYAAVSGDANPIHLSPLTARALGFPRAIAHGMDTAARALAAVGARRGPAYAWDVEFTAPVLLPSSPAVRTAPTDEGWTVTAWDAKRGKLHLVSDVRPLR
- a CDS encoding 3-oxoacyl-ACP reductase, yielding MTTDRYLDLVNDGLTSKIAKQLGLPRPARLHRYRAGAPLVDGPVLVLGEGPDADALARLLAGTSADHKGWDLDVRRHATEGTRFAAVVLALSEVTHPEALAGPLLALAPVLRTLTPHGRVVTVSRPATPDQAPAVAAARQGVDGALRSVAKELRAGATANGVVVADGVPVTAPAALGALRFLLSARSAYVDGQLLAVDSDAGTLPADWDQPLAGRVAVVTGAARGIGEAITTTLARDGATVVAVDVPAAGEALAAVANRVRGTALQLDVTAEDSGARILEHALARHGRLDVVVHNAGITRDKLLANMTPDRWESVIAVNVAAQLRINEALLTSGDFADAPRIVSLASTSGIAGNRGQTNYAASKGGVIGMVQATAPLLAAFGGTANAVAPGFIETDMTARMPALTRQVARRLSSLQQGGLPVDVAEAVAFLASPPAGGVVGQVLRVCGQSMVGR
- a CDS encoding acetyl-CoA C-acetyltransferase → MAATPSTTPTPATRRAVVVGGNRIPFARSGGRYARVGNLDMLTAALDGLVARYGLQDEVLGEVVAGAVLKHSRDFNLTREAVLGSPLSARTPAYDLQQACATGLEAVVSVANKIRLGQVESGIAGGVDTASDVPITVSEGLRRTLLTLARARSVPQRLKAAAALRPGDLKPVTPRTDEPRTGLSMGEHQALTTAQWGITRAAQDELALASHQRLAAAYDTGFFDDLVTPYRGLVRDQNLRPDTSLEKLGSLKPVFGTRLDTPATMTAGNSTPLTDGASTVLLASEDWARERGLTPLAAVVDAETAAVDFVHGEDGLLMAPVFAVPRLLARQGLTLADLDYVEIHEAFAATVLSTLAAWEDKEFCLTRLGLDDALGSVDRDRLNVHGSSLAAGHPFAATGGRIVATTAQQLHRRRAELLAAGEDRPVRALVSVCAAGGLGVAAILEAV
- a CDS encoding TetR/AcrR family transcriptional regulator, which encodes MSPITRDPSTPTGTRPAADRSGTDAGPAPARTDDGRSTRWEDHREARRAELVRVARRVVHHTGPDVSMEDIASAAGTSKSIVYRYFTDKDGLQLAVAAAVVADIRAALDAVAADASTPRDALRGMVDTYLAMIEGSPHVYAFVTRGGSVGAFLDSVTELVAAPFVRALGGDDGPAAPDAAWARLWASGAVGFVRGAGESWLASRGAAGSADAAPDDAAHDDAAPAPADAAPDDRQEVAARVAAWLWAGPVGVLTRTARAAGAVPGTADPSRVDDDAPTPGEHR
- a CDS encoding acyl-CoA dehydrogenase, with protein sequence MTTTAPRPSAGPATRPTATVRPSGAGHAPSPDGSDAHVDVAALTDVLLGRYADLRRGARAVVADPRFQRVEGLPVAEHRTRVLEQLRLLASEGDVLRAFPTALGGADDHGGSLARFEELVAADPSLQIKAGVQWGLYASAILHLGTQRHHERLLPGAMSVDVPGAFAMTETGHGSDVASIATTATYDPATQEFVLHTPYRAAWKDYLGNAGQHGTAAVVFAHLVSQGPADPRPVDHGVHAFHVPIRDEATGEFLPGVGGEDDGLKGGLNGIDNGRLWFDHVRVPREDLLDRYGAVAEDGTYTSPIASPGRRFFTMLGTLVQGRVSLDGAAVNAAKLGLVVAVTYGNQRRQFAGASPTDEVVLLDYAEHRRRLLPLLAETYAATFAHEHLLAAFDDVFSGRDDTPDSREELETLAAALKPTSTWHALRTLQTCREACGGAGFLTANRLTSLRADLDVYVTFEGDNTVLYQLVGKRLLARYGQQVGGDPAVLARLVAGRAADAALHRMPLARAAQTLVDAGDARRSAGQLRDPHTQRSLLADRVATMVAELAQALRPARRAAPEVAAQLFDAHQHELVEAARAHAELLQWEAFTRALDTVPDAGTRQVLTWLRDLFGLTVIERNLAWYLVNGRLSAGRARTVTSYIERLLLRLRPHAQDLVDAFGYGPEHVRAEIASGAEAARQAEAREAQRAARAAGTEPVPEPKPAR
- a CDS encoding alpha/beta hydrolase translates to MTSPRVVVLHGYQADPGAHWFGWLAADLAPDGVEVGVPALPDPHAPDPDAWVAAARAAIGRPDERTVVVGHSLGCVTALHALSATPGAWRLGGLVLASGFDAPPPAVPEVAAFTATVPDHARVLASTAARHVVGSDDDAIVDPALTRALAERLDATYDVVPGGGHLLAREGFTTLPVVRDRVRAALGLPAR
- a CDS encoding ABC transporter ATP-binding protein: MTAPLLEAADVTRVFGGTTRALDGVSVRVEAGRSIGIVGESGSGKSTLLRLLLGLDSPTSGVVRYRGETLDRRDRALLRRLRADVQPVFQDPRSSLDPRMRIGAVVAEPLRSLRVPGDHRARVAEVLAAVGLDPDVVSRYPAQFSGGQRQRIAIARALAPSPSVLVADEPVSALDVSVRGQVVELLQRLAAEQGLTLVLVSHDIAVVGRLCEQTVVLHHGRVVEEGATASVLAEPREAYTRRLLAAVPQLPA